From a region of the Gemmatimonadaceae bacterium genome:
- a CDS encoding peptide MFS transporter: MTNPNAPSTDRSFFGHPKGLGLLFTTEMWERFSYYGLRPLLVLFMAAALNEGGFGFERTQASAIVGIYAACVYLASLPGGWIADRWLGLRRAILSGAVLITSGHLAIGLSGFAGAGLGKTFFFLGLVLIVCGTGLLKPNISAIVGDLYPEGGARRDAGFSIFYMGINTGSFFGQLVTGYLGEKVGWHWGFGAAGVGMALGLVSFWIGAPKLLGKLGEDIVRDPNPAVQAKREGTVKMVTAAGVAVLALVFVLAYTGVITLDPLAIGGAMTFILVGIAVAFFAFIFAFGGLTTQEKKRSAVIFVLFVFAAIFWAAFEQAPTSLQLFAKDFTDRHMFGMEVPATWFQSVNSLFIIIFSPIFAALWVWMAKRGLEISSPSKFALGLAFAGVGFLLMLFAANDVVASGGKTLVSPWWLVASYLLQTWGELCVSPVGLSSMTKLAPRQYVGQMMGIWFLAASVGNLVAGLVGGRVDPTKLEQTPIVFNGTAIALFVSTAIIAAMIIPIRNMMAGVKDEGAA; the protein is encoded by the coding sequence GTGACCAACCCCAACGCACCGTCTACCGATCGGTCCTTCTTTGGCCATCCGAAAGGGCTCGGCCTGCTGTTCACGACCGAGATGTGGGAGCGGTTCTCGTACTACGGACTGCGTCCGCTGCTCGTGCTGTTCATGGCGGCCGCGCTCAACGAAGGCGGGTTCGGCTTCGAGCGCACGCAGGCCTCGGCCATCGTGGGCATCTACGCCGCGTGCGTCTACCTCGCCTCGCTCCCCGGCGGGTGGATCGCCGATCGCTGGCTCGGACTGCGCCGCGCCATTCTGAGTGGCGCGGTGCTCATCACGAGCGGGCACCTGGCGATCGGCTTGTCCGGCTTTGCCGGCGCCGGACTGGGCAAGACGTTTTTCTTCCTCGGGCTCGTGCTGATCGTGTGCGGCACGGGGCTGCTCAAGCCGAACATCTCGGCGATCGTGGGTGATCTGTATCCGGAAGGCGGTGCCCGTCGCGACGCCGGCTTCTCGATCTTCTACATGGGCATCAACACCGGCTCCTTCTTCGGGCAGCTGGTGACCGGGTACCTTGGCGAGAAGGTGGGGTGGCACTGGGGCTTTGGCGCCGCCGGCGTGGGCATGGCCCTTGGTCTCGTGTCGTTCTGGATCGGTGCGCCCAAGCTGCTCGGCAAGCTTGGCGAAGACATCGTGCGCGACCCCAATCCCGCCGTGCAGGCCAAGCGGGAAGGCACCGTGAAGATGGTGACGGCGGCCGGTGTCGCGGTGCTCGCCCTCGTTTTCGTGCTCGCCTACACCGGCGTCATCACGCTCGACCCGCTCGCGATCGGCGGCGCGATGACGTTCATTCTCGTCGGCATCGCGGTCGCCTTCTTCGCGTTCATCTTTGCCTTCGGCGGGCTTACCACGCAGGAGAAGAAGCGCTCGGCCGTGATCTTCGTCCTGTTCGTGTTCGCCGCGATCTTCTGGGCCGCGTTCGAACAGGCGCCGACGTCGCTGCAGCTCTTTGCCAAGGACTTCACCGACCGCCACATGTTCGGCATGGAAGTGCCGGCCACGTGGTTCCAGTCGGTCAACTCGCTGTTCATCATCATCTTCTCGCCGATCTTCGCCGCACTCTGGGTGTGGATGGCGAAGCGCGGGCTCGAGATCTCCAGCCCGTCCAAGTTCGCCCTCGGCCTCGCCTTCGCCGGCGTGGGCTTCCTGCTCATGCTGTTCGCCGCCAACGATGTCGTGGCCAGCGGTGGTAAGACACTCGTCTCCCCGTGGTGGCTCGTGGCGAGCTATCTGCTCCAGACGTGGGGCGAACTGTGCGTGAGTCCGGTCGGGCTCTCGTCCATGACCAAGCTTGCCCCACGCCAGTACGTCGGGCAGATGATGGGCATCTGGTTCCTCGCCGCCTCCGTCGGCAATCTCGTCGCCGGCCTCGTCGGCGGCCGCGTGGACCCGACCAAGCTCGAGCAGACCCCGATTGTCTTCAACGGCACCGCGATCGCGCTGTTCGTCTCGACGGCGATCATCGCCGCGATGATCATCCCCATCCGCAACATGATGGCGGGCGTGAAGGACGAGGGCGCCGCGTAG
- a CDS encoding ABC transporter ATP-binding protein, which produces MTTPLVSVHGLTKHFPIRSGLLQRVTGAVKAVDQVSFDVARGETLALVGESGCGKTTTGRSLLRLIEPTSGSVHYDGTDLMALKGEALRKMRRHLQIIFQDPYGSLNPRMTVGAAIKEGLLVHRLAEGAEADRRVARLLDEVGLRPEYAARYPHEFSGGQRQRVGIARALAVEPGFIVCDEPVSALDVSVQAQVVNLLRDLQRQRGLSYLFIAHDLAVVAHMADRVAVMYLGRIVELAPRKALFATPRMPYTQALLSAVPVPVPGAERPRILLPGDPPSPANPPSGCVFHPRCPHPRKDAACTQIVPPLDEKAPGHFVACIKEPPTTVSPP; this is translated from the coding sequence GTGACGACGCCGCTCGTCTCCGTCCATGGCCTGACCAAGCATTTTCCGATCCGCTCGGGACTGCTCCAGCGCGTGACCGGCGCCGTGAAGGCCGTGGACCAGGTGTCCTTCGACGTGGCCCGCGGGGAAACCCTCGCGCTCGTCGGCGAATCCGGATGTGGCAAGACCACCACCGGGCGCTCGCTGCTCCGCCTGATCGAACCCACCAGCGGCTCGGTGCACTACGACGGCACCGATCTCATGGCGCTCAAGGGCGAAGCCCTGCGCAAGATGCGCCGGCATCTGCAGATCATCTTCCAGGATCCCTATGGCTCGCTCAATCCACGGATGACCGTGGGCGCGGCGATCAAGGAAGGGCTGCTGGTGCATCGGCTGGCCGAAGGTGCAGAGGCCGACCGGCGCGTCGCGCGGTTGCTCGATGAAGTCGGCCTGCGCCCGGAGTATGCCGCGCGCTATCCGCACGAATTTTCCGGCGGCCAGCGACAGCGCGTCGGTATCGCGCGCGCCCTCGCCGTGGAACCCGGCTTCATCGTGTGCGACGAGCCGGTGTCGGCGCTCGACGTCAGCGTGCAGGCGCAGGTCGTGAATCTCCTGCGCGACCTGCAGCGGCAGCGCGGGCTCTCCTATCTGTTCATCGCGCATGACCTCGCCGTTGTCGCCCACATGGCTGATCGTGTGGCGGTGATGTACCTGGGGCGCATTGTCGAGTTGGCCCCGCGCAAGGCGCTCTTCGCGACGCCACGCATGCCGTACACGCAGGCGTTGCTGAGTGCGGTGCCGGTGCCGGTCCCCGGCGCCGAGCGTCCGCGCATTCTGCTCCCCGGCGATCCGCCGTCACCGGCGAACCCGCCGAGCGGCTGTGTGTTTCACCCACGGTGCCCGCATCCCCGCAAGGATGCGGCGTGCACGCAGATCGTTCCGCCGCTGGATGAAAAGGCGCCGGGACACTTCGTCGCCTGCATCAAGGAACCTCCCACCACCGTGTCTCCCCCGTGA
- a CDS encoding ABC transporter ATP-binding protein, with protein sequence MTTPTDSSPLLSVAALTVTFPGAAGPVRAVDTLQFTVDAGETVCLVGESGCGKSLTALSLLRLVPPPGSLATGSRIAFDGRDLLGLDDESLRQIRGQHMAMIFQEPMTALNPVLTVGDQIAEVVRVHTKASRSEAWDRAVRMLQQVGIADAPTRAKQYPHELSGGMRQRVMIAMALVLSPKLVIADEPTTALDVTIQAQILELLRDLRARTGMALLLITHDLGVVAEMASRVIVMYAGRIVEEAPVGDLFAAPSHPYTEGLLAAVPRLGEEQERLTTISGSVPPLGQLSSGCAFRDRCAHAWDRCATEVPPLYPVSPAHRARCHLVDEPQRRAAAAHGATP encoded by the coding sequence GTGACCACCCCCACCGACTCCTCGCCACTGCTCAGCGTGGCCGCCCTGACCGTGACCTTTCCGGGGGCGGCGGGCCCGGTACGCGCCGTGGACACGCTGCAGTTCACCGTGGACGCCGGCGAGACCGTCTGCCTCGTGGGCGAATCCGGCTGCGGCAAGTCACTCACCGCACTCTCGCTGCTGCGCCTCGTGCCACCGCCCGGGTCGCTGGCCACCGGGAGCCGCATCGCGTTCGACGGCCGCGACCTGCTCGGGCTCGATGACGAATCGCTGCGCCAGATTCGCGGCCAGCACATGGCGATGATCTTCCAGGAGCCCATGACGGCCCTGAACCCCGTGCTGACCGTTGGCGATCAGATCGCCGAGGTCGTGCGGGTCCACACGAAGGCGTCGCGGAGCGAGGCGTGGGACCGCGCCGTCCGCATGCTGCAGCAGGTGGGGATCGCCGATGCCCCCACCCGCGCCAAACAGTATCCGCATGAGCTGTCGGGGGGCATGCGTCAGCGCGTGATGATCGCGATGGCGCTGGTGCTCTCGCCCAAGCTCGTGATCGCCGATGAGCCCACCACGGCGCTCGACGTCACGATTCAGGCGCAGATCCTCGAACTCCTGCGCGACCTGCGCGCGCGCACCGGCATGGCGCTGCTGCTCATCACCCACGACCTCGGTGTGGTCGCCGAGATGGCGTCGCGCGTGATCGTGATGTACGCCGGTCGCATCGTGGAGGAAGCGCCGGTCGGCGACCTCTTTGCCGCGCCGTCGCATCCGTACACCGAGGGGCTGCTGGCCGCCGTGCCGCGTCTCGGTGAGGAACAGGAGCGCCTCACTACCATCAGCGGATCGGTGCCGCCCCTCGGCCAGTTGTCCTCGGGCTGCGCGTTCCGCGACCGGTGCGCGCACGCGTGGGACCGCTGCGCGACCGAAGTGCCGCCGCTGTATCCGGTGAGTCCGGCCCATCGCGCCCGCTGCCATCTGGTGGATGAACCGCAGCGCCGAGCGGCGGCCGCGCACGGAGCGACCCCGTGA
- a CDS encoding ABC transporter permease yields MLRSTRRAERQAIVLLSLLAGVALAAPLLSPYPPNEQLGLLALRSQAPSLAHPFGTDAFSRDVLSRVLHGAQISLAVSLASVLVGLGAGTTYGAMTALASGGWKLLLRRLLDVGLSVPRLLMVLAVGAVTGKLSLVGLVLLLGLTGWFATARQVADALDALREREFSVAARATGVRPLRLIARHLLPHVLPILIINGTFAIAGTIGLEAGLSFLGLGVQPPTASWGTIIGDGAPVMDTAWWITVFPGMATLLAVLACNVAGDALRDRFAPGHVAEP; encoded by the coding sequence GTGCTCCGCTCCACGCGACGTGCCGAACGACAGGCGATCGTGTTGCTCTCCCTGCTCGCCGGCGTCGCCTTGGCGGCACCGCTGCTGTCACCGTATCCGCCGAACGAACAGTTGGGACTGCTGGCCTTGCGCAGCCAGGCCCCGTCGCTCGCGCATCCGTTCGGCACCGACGCGTTCTCGCGCGATGTGCTGAGCCGGGTGCTCCACGGGGCGCAGATCTCACTCGCCGTCTCGCTGGCTTCGGTGCTCGTCGGGCTCGGGGCGGGGACCACCTATGGCGCCATGACGGCCCTCGCGAGCGGTGGATGGAAGCTGCTGCTGCGCCGCTTGCTCGACGTGGGGCTGTCCGTACCGCGCCTGCTCATGGTGCTGGCAGTGGGCGCGGTGACGGGCAAGCTCTCACTCGTGGGGCTCGTCCTGCTCCTCGGGCTGACCGGCTGGTTTGCTACGGCCCGTCAGGTTGCCGACGCACTCGACGCGCTCCGCGAGCGCGAGTTTTCGGTGGCGGCCCGGGCCACGGGGGTGCGCCCCCTCCGCCTCATCGCGCGACACCTGCTGCCGCACGTCCTCCCGATCCTCATCATCAACGGCACATTCGCCATCGCCGGCACGATCGGGCTCGAGGCGGGGCTCAGTTTTCTCGGATTGGGCGTGCAGCCGCCCACCGCCAGCTGGGGGACCATCATCGGCGACGGCGCCCCGGTCATGGACACGGCCTGGTGGATCACCGTCTTCCCGGGGATGGCTACCCTGCTGGCCGTTCTCGCCTGCAATGTGGCGGGGGATGCCTTGCGCGACCGGTTCGCGCCGGGCCACGTTGCTGAGCCGTGA
- a CDS encoding ABC transporter permease, translating to MGQVVAVTVAAATFAFVALHLAPGDAANALGDTATPAMREQLRQTYGLDQPLPTQYLRWVLTLARGDLGMSISEHRPVTALLATALPATAMLVLPAFALSALLGMGVGVWQAAWRSRRRDRWTDRLLLVVYSVPEFWLAMTLALLFARHWHLLPANGVTSDTYEYLGPLAQLKDRLAHLVMPVAALTAVGVATFARYQRDSMDDALRQPFVQTARAKGLARRRVLFSTWRVAALPVVTLAGLLLPAWLAGVVFVEQVFAWPGVGTLLLHAVMARDYPVVSGIVVVGSALTATSAAAAELLRAVVDPRVRTATGAPRTGTT from the coding sequence GTGGGCCAGGTGGTGGCCGTGACCGTGGCGGCCGCCACCTTTGCGTTCGTCGCGCTGCATCTGGCCCCGGGCGACGCGGCCAATGCCCTTGGCGACACCGCGACGCCGGCGATGCGCGAGCAGCTGCGACAGACCTATGGGCTCGATCAGCCCCTGCCGACGCAGTATCTGCGATGGGTGCTGACGCTGGCCCGGGGTGATCTGGGGATGTCGATCAGCGAACACCGCCCGGTGACAGCATTGCTGGCCACGGCGCTGCCGGCAACGGCCATGCTGGTGCTCCCCGCCTTCGCCCTGAGTGCGCTGCTGGGGATGGGCGTCGGCGTGTGGCAAGCGGCGTGGCGTTCACGCCGGCGTGACCGATGGACCGATCGGCTCCTGCTGGTGGTGTACTCGGTGCCGGAGTTCTGGCTCGCGATGACTCTGGCCCTGCTCTTTGCGCGACACTGGCATCTGTTGCCGGCGAACGGCGTGACCAGCGACACCTACGAGTACCTCGGTCCGCTCGCACAACTCAAGGACCGACTCGCGCACCTGGTGATGCCGGTCGCGGCGCTCACCGCCGTGGGCGTGGCGACGTTTGCGCGCTATCAGCGCGACAGCATGGACGACGCCCTCCGGCAACCCTTCGTCCAGACCGCCCGCGCGAAGGGGCTTGCCCGTCGGCGCGTGCTCTTCAGCACATGGCGCGTGGCCGCACTGCCAGTCGTCACCCTCGCCGGCTTGCTCCTGCCCGCCTGGCTCGCTGGCGTCGTCTTCGTGGAACAGGTCTTCGCCTGGCCAGGCGTCGGCACGCTGCTGCTGCACGCCGTGATGGCGCGCGATTACCCGGTGGTGAGCGGCATCGTGGTGGTCGGCAGTGCCCTCACCGCGACCAGTGCGGCCGCGGCGGAACTGCTGCGCGCCGTCGTCGATCCGCGCGTGCGCACCGCCACCGGCGCGCCGCGCACGGGCACCACGTGA
- a CDS encoding peptide ABC transporter substrate-binding protein, with product MRLSPLRSLVLLLAPVLAACRGDGAPAGGSDIGGTLIAVSAREPATLMPPLVSGSEGGAVVSALFDKLANLGPALETHGDSGFVPRLARTWQWAPDSLSIAFQLDSTARWHDGQPVSAADVRFTFRVYSSDSVGAEAASFLGNIDSVTTRDAHTAVFWFKRRMPQQFYDATYHMYVLPSHLLDSVPLTRLAESAFGRAPVGTGRFRFVRWDPKQRIEIASDTANYRGRAKLDRVVWTYVPDFGAATVKLFSGEADFFENILPENLPQVAQTPTLRVVNNRDLRYYFLGFNLRDPKNPAAPNPIFADLRVRRALSMAVDRQTLVRNVLDSLGEVALAPAPRALIPDTTAIKPLPYDVAAAKALLDSAGWRDSDNDGVRDKDGIPLAFEMLSPSSSGPRRKYAVLLQEQYRAIGVKATPLDLPGPEFGARTEQKKFDTYLGGWSPIPGNVGMRQTWASTGSGNDPKYVSKAFDALLDSALTTFDRTQSRVYWGRAFQQIIDDAPAVWLYEQHTPLAVHTRFVLPPLRPDGWYTDLAEWHLDPTKPRLDRDNIGLGAKR from the coding sequence ATGCGACTGTCGCCCCTCCGGTCCCTCGTTCTGCTTCTGGCCCCGGTCCTGGCTGCCTGTCGTGGCGACGGGGCGCCCGCCGGTGGCAGCGATATCGGCGGCACCCTCATCGCCGTCTCGGCGCGTGAGCCGGCCACCCTGATGCCGCCGCTGGTCAGTGGCAGCGAAGGCGGGGCCGTGGTGAGTGCCCTCTTCGACAAGCTGGCCAACCTCGGGCCGGCCCTCGAGACCCATGGCGACTCCGGCTTCGTGCCGCGACTCGCCCGCACGTGGCAGTGGGCACCGGACTCGCTGTCCATTGCCTTCCAACTCGATTCCACCGCCCGCTGGCACGACGGCCAACCCGTCAGCGCGGCCGATGTGCGCTTCACCTTCCGCGTGTACAGCAGCGACTCGGTGGGCGCCGAAGCCGCGTCGTTTCTGGGCAACATCGATTCGGTCACCACCCGCGACGCTCACACGGCGGTCTTCTGGTTCAAGCGCCGCATGCCGCAGCAGTTCTACGACGCCACCTACCACATGTATGTGCTGCCGTCGCATCTGCTCGACAGCGTGCCGCTCACCCGTCTCGCCGAAAGCGCCTTTGGTCGGGCCCCCGTCGGGACCGGGCGGTTCCGCTTTGTGCGGTGGGATCCCAAGCAGCGCATCGAAATCGCCAGCGATACCGCCAACTACCGCGGTCGCGCCAAGCTCGATCGGGTCGTGTGGACATATGTGCCCGACTTCGGGGCGGCCACTGTCAAGTTGTTCTCCGGAGAGGCGGACTTCTTCGAGAACATTCTCCCGGAGAATCTGCCGCAGGTGGCGCAGACCCCGACGCTGCGGGTCGTGAACAATCGCGATCTGCGGTACTACTTCCTGGGCTTCAACCTGCGGGATCCGAAGAACCCGGCGGCTCCCAATCCGATCTTCGCCGACCTCCGCGTGCGGCGCGCGCTGTCCATGGCGGTGGATCGGCAGACGCTGGTGCGCAACGTGCTCGACTCGCTCGGCGAAGTGGCGCTGGCCCCGGCGCCGCGCGCGCTCATTCCCGATACCACAGCCATCAAGCCGCTCCCCTACGATGTGGCCGCCGCCAAGGCGCTGCTCGATTCGGCGGGGTGGCGTGACTCCGACAACGACGGCGTACGCGACAAGGACGGCATTCCGCTCGCCTTCGAGATGCTGTCGCCGAGCAGCAGCGGACCGCGGCGCAAGTATGCGGTGCTGTTGCAGGAGCAGTATCGCGCGATCGGTGTGAAAGCCACGCCGCTGGATCTGCCGGGCCCGGAGTTCGGCGCCCGCACCGAACAGAAGAAGTTCGACACCTACCTCGGCGGCTGGTCCCCCATCCCGGGCAACGTCGGCATGCGGCAGACGTGGGCGTCGACCGGGAGCGGCAACGACCCCAAGTACGTCAGCAAGGCGTTCGACGCGCTGCTCGACAGCGCCCTCACCACATTCGACCGCACGCAGAGTCGCGTGTACTGGGGCCGCGCCTTCCAGCAGATCATCGACGATGCGCCGGCCGTGTGGCTCTATGAACAGCACACGCCGCTCGCCGTGCACACGCGCTTCGTGCTGCCGCCGCTGCGTCCCGACGGCTGGTACACGGATCTCGCCGAGTGGCATCTCGATCCCACCAAGCCGCGGCTGGACCGCGACAACATCGGGCTCGGAGCGAAGCGCTGA
- the gcvP gene encoding aminomethyl-transferring glycine dehydrogenase, which translates to MVMATRTPSSAPSAVDSFISRHVGPSSAEQREMLAALGYDSLDAFIDAVVPEQIRFRATLATGPERTEAEVLTSLKAIAAKNRVYRSFIGMGYYGTHTPNVILRNVMENPAWYTAYTPYQAEIAQGRLEALLNYQTMIIDLTGLEIANASLLDEGTAAAEAMALAYGAKGSATRNVLLVANDCHPQTIAVVEARAHARGVEVKVVDPRTLTADETTFGVLLQYPGTDGAVVDYRAITEQVHGAGAMVIVASDLLALCLLTPPGEWGADIVVGSSQRFGVPMGYGGPHAAFLSTKDEFKRLLPGRIIGLSRDVEGAPALRMALQTREQHIRREKATSNVCTAQVLLAVMASMYAVYHGPAGLTEIAERVHTRAVTLAAGLEKLGFAITHEHFFDTIRVEVGAHGQDDILAAATQHQLNLRVLEPGTLTVALDETTSEQDIVDLWTVFNSGAAVDFTYADVAASVDARYDERFRRVTPFLTHPTFHRYHSETEMLRYLYSLQAKDFSLVHGMIPLGSCTMKLNATAEMIPVTWPEFGQLHPFAPREQAQGYAQMFAELEQDLAEVTGFAGVSLQPNAGSQGEYAGLLVIRAYHQARGEAHRTVCLIPQSAHGTNPASAVMAGFSVVVVKTDADGNIDLADLKAKAEQHSANLGALMVTYPSTHGVFEASIKDITALIHQHGGQVYMDGANMNAMVGVSRPGDLGADVCHLNLHKTFCIPHGGGGPGMGPIGVAKQLVPFLPTHPVVSLGDSTAIGPISAAPWGSASILPISYVYIKLMGGEGLALATKVAILNANYIAKKLEGHYPVLYRGQNGLVAHECILDTRSLKTVAGIEAEDLAKRLMDYGFHAPTLSFPVAGTLMVEPTESESKAELDRFIEAMIGMREEIAAIERGEADREDNVLKNAPHTAAHCTADAWTHPYSRSQAAYPTKWTRDRKFWPTVRRVESAFGDRNLVCACPPVEEYAPTV; encoded by the coding sequence ATGGTCATGGCCACGCGCACCCCTTCGTCCGCGCCCTCCGCGGTCGATTCGTTCATTTCGCGCCACGTGGGTCCGAGCTCCGCTGAACAGCGGGAGATGCTCGCGGCGCTTGGATACGACTCGCTCGATGCGTTCATCGACGCGGTCGTGCCCGAGCAGATCCGCTTCCGCGCTACGCTGGCCACCGGGCCCGAGCGCACCGAGGCGGAGGTGCTCACGTCGCTCAAGGCGATCGCGGCGAAGAACCGCGTGTATCGCTCGTTCATCGGCATGGGGTACTACGGTACGCACACGCCGAACGTGATTCTGCGGAACGTGATGGAGAATCCGGCGTGGTACACGGCGTATACGCCGTACCAGGCCGAGATCGCGCAGGGGCGTCTCGAGGCGCTGCTGAATTATCAGACGATGATCATCGACCTGACCGGGCTCGAGATCGCGAACGCGTCGCTGCTCGATGAAGGCACCGCCGCCGCCGAGGCGATGGCGTTGGCCTACGGCGCCAAGGGGAGCGCCACGCGCAACGTGCTGCTCGTCGCGAACGACTGCCACCCGCAGACGATTGCGGTGGTCGAAGCGCGCGCCCACGCGCGCGGCGTCGAGGTCAAGGTGGTCGATCCGCGCACGCTCACGGCTGACGAGACGACGTTCGGCGTGCTGCTGCAGTATCCCGGCACGGATGGCGCGGTCGTGGACTATCGCGCGATTACCGAACAGGTGCATGGGGCCGGTGCGATGGTGATCGTGGCGAGCGATCTGCTCGCGCTGTGCCTGCTGACGCCGCCGGGGGAGTGGGGCGCCGACATCGTGGTCGGCAGCTCGCAGCGCTTCGGCGTGCCGATGGGCTACGGCGGCCCGCACGCGGCGTTTCTGTCCACGAAGGACGAGTTCAAGCGGCTGCTGCCGGGGCGCATCATCGGGCTCTCGCGCGATGTCGAAGGTGCGCCGGCGCTGCGCATGGCGCTGCAGACGCGCGAGCAGCACATCCGCCGCGAGAAGGCGACCAGCAATGTCTGCACGGCGCAGGTGCTGCTGGCCGTGATGGCGAGCATGTACGCGGTCTACCATGGCCCGGCGGGACTGACGGAGATCGCCGAGCGGGTGCACACGCGTGCCGTCACGCTCGCGGCGGGGCTCGAGAAGCTCGGCTTCGCCATCACGCACGAGCACTTCTTCGACACGATCCGCGTGGAAGTGGGGGCGCATGGCCAGGATGACATCCTCGCCGCCGCCACGCAGCACCAGCTGAATCTGCGGGTGCTCGAGCCCGGCACGCTCACGGTCGCACTCGACGAAACGACGTCCGAGCAGGACATCGTGGACCTCTGGACGGTCTTCAATTCGGGCGCGGCGGTGGATTTCACCTACGCCGATGTGGCGGCCAGCGTGGATGCGCGCTACGACGAGCGCTTCCGCCGCGTGACGCCGTTCCTCACGCACCCGACGTTCCATCGCTACCACAGTGAGACGGAGATGCTCCGCTATCTCTACTCGCTGCAGGCGAAGGACTTTTCGCTGGTGCACGGCATGATCCCCCTCGGGTCGTGCACGATGAAGCTCAATGCCACCGCCGAGATGATCCCGGTGACGTGGCCCGAGTTCGGGCAGCTGCATCCGTTCGCGCCGCGTGAGCAGGCGCAGGGCTATGCGCAGATGTTCGCCGAGCTCGAGCAGGACCTGGCCGAGGTGACGGGCTTTGCCGGTGTCTCGCTGCAGCCGAACGCTGGTTCGCAGGGCGAGTATGCGGGGTTGCTGGTCATTCGTGCGTATCATCAGGCGCGCGGCGAGGCGCATCGCACGGTGTGTCTCATCCCGCAGAGCGCACACGGCACCAACCCGGCGTCGGCGGTCATGGCCGGCTTCTCGGTGGTGGTCGTGAAGACCGACGCCGACGGCAACATCGATCTGGCCGATCTCAAGGCGAAGGCCGAGCAGCATTCGGCCAACCTCGGGGCGCTGATGGTCACCTATCCGAGCACGCACGGCGTGTTCGAGGCGAGCATCAAGGACATCACCGCGCTGATTCATCAGCACGGTGGGCAGGTGTACATGGACGGCGCGAACATGAACGCCATGGTCGGCGTGTCGCGCCCGGGGGATCTCGGCGCGGACGTGTGCCACCTCAACCTGCACAAGACGTTCTGCATCCCGCACGGCGGCGGTGGCCCGGGCATGGGGCCGATCGGCGTGGCGAAGCAGCTGGTGCCGTTCCTCCCTACGCATCCGGTCGTGTCGCTCGGTGACAGCACCGCCATCGGTCCGATCTCGGCGGCGCCGTGGGGGAGCGCGAGCATCCTGCCCATCTCGTACGTGTACATCAAGCTGATGGGCGGCGAAGGGCTCGCCCTCGCCACGAAGGTCGCGATCCTCAACGCCAACTACATCGCCAAGAAGCTCGAAGGGCACTACCCGGTGCTCTATCGTGGCCAGAACGGCCTGGTGGCGCACGAGTGCATTCTCGATACGCGCTCGCTCAAGACGGTCGCCGGCATCGAAGCGGAAGATCTGGCCAAGCGGCTCATGGACTACGGCTTCCACGCGCCGACGCTGTCGTTCCCGGTGGCCGGCACGCTGATGGTCGAGCCCACGGAAAGCGAGTCGAAGGCGGAGCTGGATCGCTTCATCGAAGCGATGATCGGCATGCGCGAAGAAATCGCGGCGATCGAGCGTGGCGAAGCGGATCGCGAGGACAACGTCCTCAAGAACGCGCCGCACACGGCCGCGCACTGCACGGCCGACGCGTGGACGCATCCGTACTCGCGTTCGCAGGCGGCGTATCCGACCAAGTGGACGCGCGACCGCAAGTTCTGGCCGACGGTGCGTCGCGTCGAAAGCGCGTTTGGCGATCGCAACCTGGTGTGCGCGTGTCCGCCGGTGGAGGAGTACGCGCCGACGGTGTGA
- the gcvH gene encoding glycine cleavage system protein GcvH yields the protein MSNIPSDLRYTKEHEYVRSTAEAGVVYIGITDYAQGELGDIVYVELPKVGATYGSHDVFGTVEAVKAVSELFMPVAGEVLEVNGRLDGEPALINTDPYGDGWMIKVKVTGGDADLMSADAYKTQLGE from the coding sequence GTGTCGAACATCCCCAGCGACCTGCGCTATACGAAGGAGCACGAGTACGTCCGCTCGACCGCCGAGGCGGGCGTCGTCTACATCGGTATCACCGACTACGCTCAGGGCGAGCTCGGCGACATCGTGTACGTCGAACTGCCGAAGGTCGGCGCCACGTACGGGTCGCACGACGTGTTCGGTACGGTGGAAGCGGTGAAGGCGGTCTCCGAGCTGTTCATGCCGGTCGCCGGCGAAGTGCTCGAAGTGAACGGCCGCCTCGACGGCGAGCCGGCGCTCATCAACACCGATCCGTACGGCGATGGCTGGATGATCAAGGTGAAGGTGACGGGCGGCGACGCCGACCTGATGTCGGCCGACGCCTACAAGACGCAGCTCGGCGAATAA